A segment of the Roseimicrobium gellanilyticum genome:
CACAACGCTCACGCACCCGGCGCAAACGCTGCGCGCTCAACTCAGAAAAAAACAGACAACCACTTCCGCGACTCCATTTATCTAACTAGACTTAATCATCTCAAACGCAACATCCTTTACGCCATTCCTCGCCAACTTCCCTTCATGGCATTGGGCTTCAGCCGAATAGTATGCGGCACCGCTTGTTCTGCGGTGAAGGAACATGGTGAGCTGCAGGAGTTCGGCTGAAGCCGAAGCTACTTTCTTTCGCTGCTCACTCCCCTATCCGCCACAGGGTGCTGTCCGTACGCACGAACACATGCTTACCGCTCAGGGCCGGGGTGCTGAGCACGAGTTCCTTGGTCTCCGCATTCAGCGGAAGCTGCAGCGTGGCAACCACAGCGCCTTCTGCAGCGGTCGTGTCCACCACCTGGAACACGCCCTTCTCGCTCACGGCGACGATGTTCTTTCCTGCGGCCACAGGAGACCCGCTGAAGGGGCCGGTGAGGCGCAGTTTCCAGCCGCGATCGCCCGTGAGGCGATTCGCTTCATTGAGCACGCCGGCGCTGTTGATGGTGAAGATGTGATCTCCCACGACGACCGGGCTGATGGTGCTGGGGTTGAGCTGCTCGGAGCGCCAGATTTGTTCGGGGGCTTCCCCGTTGGTCTTCGGCTTCAACGCGGTGATGCCTTTGGACGCTGCATACACAACGCCATCCATGACCACACCAGAGGACATGGTGGAGGCACCCTCTTCATACTCCCACAGACGGCTGCCGGTGGCGGCGTCCACACCCACGATGCCCTTGGACGATTGCAGCAGGGTTATCGGAGCGCTGTTCTTGTCCGCCTGCCACACGAGTGGGCTGGTCCAGTTGGCGGACTTGGGACGCTCCATTTTCCAGAGGTTGCGACCCGTGTTGGCATCGACGCCGAGTGTGTAGCTCTCGCTGTCATTCTCAATCATGGTCACCACCGTCTCACCCACCACGATGGGAGAAGACGCCATGCCGAGGCTGTTGCTGGCATTGGGGTAGTCGATGGTGAGACCGCGCAGCCAGAGCAGATTGCCATCGAGATCAAAGGCTGCGAGATCGTTAGAAGACCACAGCGCGAAGAGACGCTTCCCATCGCTGCAGGGTGTGCACGCGGCGACGGAAGACTTGTTGTGCGCCATGGTGCGACCCGTGGCCTTGAGCTGGCGTTCCCAGACTTTGGAGCCATCGGAGGCCTTGAAGCAGATCACATGCAACCGCTCCTGTCCCGGACCGCTGGAGCAGGTGACGTATACCTTGTCCCCAATGATGATGGGGCTCGCGAGACCACGACCGGGAAGCGAAGCGCTCCAGTCGATCTTGGGTTTCACAGGAGCGACAGCGTCGGCTGAATAAGCAGCACTGCCGGGGCCACGGAACTGGGGCCAGTCGGCGGAGAAAGCACAAGTAATCAGTGAGCAGTACACAGTAATCAGTGAACTGCGGAGGAAGGTATGTGAATGGAACATAGCGAAAGACGAGGATTGGGAAGAGAGGGATGACATGCTTTGATTCAGCCCGTGCGCTTGCGAGCCCTTTGCTGCGCCGATTTTTTCTTGCCCACTACCTGCCATCCAAGCTTCCTGGCAGTTTGGCGCACGTACTTCTTTGTGGCTCGAAGTTCCTGCCTGGGCTCGCGTTTTATCCGCTCACGCGGCTTGTCGGCTTTGGGAACTTCCACGACGCGGATGGACACTGCGTCTCCCACTTTGAGATTTCGACGTTTCCAGATCAGATGCTCATTCGTCTTGGCATCCAATCCCCCGGCATGGATGGACAGGAACTCCTTGGGCACCGAACCTTTCGCACGCCGTGGATTCGCTCCGGGGGTGTTCACCCAATTGAGGATCGTGGACACGACACCGCTCTCAAGCCCAACCGTGCACAGACGTTTGCCGTTCAAGAAGATTTCGAAGGCAGTCATATTCAGAAACTGAGAGCTTTCTTCTGGTTACTGAATACTGATCACTGATTACTGGCGATCGCCGTTCCCGTCGCATCACACACGCGGAGCTGGAATTCCCACTCCACGGTCCACTGCTCGGTCTGCTCGTTCTGGCAGCACTTCACGAGGATGGTGTTCGCGCCTTTCTTCAGCTTCGCATTGAGCTTGTACTGGTCCATCTTCTGCCCGCGATGGTATTCATCGCGACCGAAGACGAACTCGCCATTCACCCAGACTTTCCAGGCGTTCTTGCAACCGAGGCGGAGTTCCACCTCACGGGCTTCATCCGTGTTGAAGGTGGCGAGCGCATAGGCGGTGCTGCTCTTGAGCATGCCCAGTGGCTTGTTGAAGTCGAGCTTGCCGTACTCATGCTTGGTCTCAAAGGGTTGCCATTTCACCTTCGTGGGCTGGCCTTTGTCGTCCTTTTTGCCTTCGTAGGTGGCCTCGAGCTTGATTTCTTTTTCCGGCGCATAGACGGCATCGAAGCCTTCGCGCTTGGCATTGTCGAACGGCCCGATGACCTGCCAGTTCATGAGAAAGCCAAAGTGCTTGGGCAAGTCCACCTCCATCCCCAGCTTCGTGAGAGCTTCGGCGATCACCTTCACCTGGTCCTCGTCACGCGCGGCATGGAGTGCCTTGGTGTAGGATTCCTTCGCGGCAGATTCTTCCTTCGCATCCGCAGCCTTCTTTCCGGCATTGATAAGACGCTGCACCGCGCCACGGCGGAGTTCCTGGGAGGGGTCATTGAGCAAGGTGGGCTCGATGACATCGGCCTTCGCCACATCGGCCTGACGAATCACATCGAAGGCAAGCAGGCGCGACTGCGGCGTGTGTTTGGTGTCCTTGAGATAGGACTCGAGTTCCGCAACGGGTAGCGTCTTCTTCGCTGCGACGGCGTCATCCGCGATCACCGTGGCGGCAAGACGCAGCCAGTTGTCCGCCACCACGTTGCCTTTACCCGAGGCATTCAGAATGGGCAGCAGATTTTCCGGTCCTCCTGCCACGAGTTCCTTCCACGCGGCGCTGGCAGTTTCATTCCCCTGCCCTTCCTTTCCCACGGCGACAATCGAGTCGAGGGATTTGGCGGCATTGGCGTACAGGGAGGATGCACCCACCATGGGGAGCAACGACAACGAGAGGGCAGCAACGCGGGTGAGCGTGATTGGGTTCGCAGGCATGGCGGAGACGGTGGTGGTGGGCGTCAACAGGCGGAGGTGTAGACTGCAAAACGGGGCGACGCCAAGAAATCTTTGAGTCGGAACGTGAAGTCTTGGAAATGATCCGGCGTTGCGAGGTGTCGGCCACGCTTCGTGACGCAGGCAGATATAGTGGCCGACTTTCTCCGAAAGTTGATGCGGGTGAAAGCAACCTCGTTGGTAACATCAACACGCTGCGACTTTCGGAGAAAGTCGGCCACTATAGTACGGCACCACTTTGGAGGATGGTGCGATGCAGCCAAGAAAAGCCGCGCGCATCCGAGCTCAAAATTCCCCGCGGAAAACGCAGCGGGCAGTCGGCGTCTCGTGAATCACGATCTCACACAGGCCGGGAAGTTGAGGTGCAAGTTTTTTCCACAGCCACGCAGCCATGATTTCGATGGTGGGATTCTCCAGACCCTCGATCTCATTGAGATAACTGTGGTCAAGCTGCTCAAGCAGCGGATTCATGGCGCGGGAGATCTCCGCGTGATCATAGACCCAGCCAATCTTCGGATCGACCTCTCCTTCCACAGCGATCTCGACCTTGAAGCTGTGGCCGTGCATCTTCTTGCACTTGTGATTCCCCGGCAGGGACGGCAGGGTCTGGGCGGCTTCGAAGCGGTAATCTTTGACGAGGCGGCAGCGCATGGCTGGGAGAGTTTCGGTTTTGAGGGTTCGGTTTGAGTACAAGAGTTTCCGGCAGGGCTACTCGACCGGCACGGCCTTCGCAGCACGGGTTTCCACGGCACTGCCGGGCAGCAGGGTATAGCGCAGATGATGGATGGCACCATCAAAGGGCGTGCTGTTTGGGAAGCTTTCACGATCCAGCACACCGAAGCTTTGTGCGACCTGAAGCCCCTGGTTGGGCTTGCGCGGAAAGCCTCCCTCCATGGGAGCGTAGCCGCGTGCTTCCTCCTTCAATCCCGTGGCGCTGAAGGCGAGAGTGCCGTCCAGAGCGAAGAGCCCGCGGTAGATGACCCGCCCGGCTGGCAGTGGTTCAGTGGACTTGAGCGTGGTACGCAGGCCATCGTAGTTCACGGTGAAGGCGAGCTTTCCATCCAGGCAGTGCACTGCAAAGCCAAGTTGCGGTCCACCCTGGCTCAGAATGGTGCTGTCACGATCCACCGCAGGGTCATAGTCGAAGACCATTTCAATTTCGAGGGCACGCTCTTTGATATCCGGCGAATCGTCCGCGGAGAAGCTGTCGCCGGACTGATACCAGTAGGTCACACTGCCATCCGCGCCGGCATCGACACGCACGTCACCCTGCTTGCGGTAGGCACTGGCCCACGCAGTCGGCAAAGTTTTGCGCAGCGTTTCTGCAGCAGCCACCGCATCGGGTGAAGGCGCAGCGGCAAAGAGCAGATTCGTCCACTCATGGGGATCGTTTTGGTGATCGTAGAGCTCCTCAGCCCCATTCGCATAGCGAATGTAGCGCCAGCGGTCGGTGCGAGCCGAGTAGGACTGCTTTTCCTCGGTCCCGGCAAAGGTGAAGGCGGGCCGCGAACGCTTCGCCTCAGGATCCTTCAGCAGCGGCAGGAGGGATTCGCCTCCCAAATGGGCAGGCTTCTGGATGCCCACCAGATCACACAGCGTGGGATACAGATCCACGAGGCTCACAGGTTCATTCGACACAGCCTCGGGTTGAGTGATGCCTGGCGCCACAATCACAAGCGGCACGCGTGTGCCCTCCTCCCACAGGCCACCTTTGTGCCACCGCTGCTTCTCACCCAGGTACCAGCCGTGGTCACTGGTGAAGACGATGATGGTATCCTTCTTGTGCGGACTGCGATCCAGCGCATCCAGCACACGACCCACCATGGCATCACAGAAGGAGACATTCGCCAGGTAGGCACGCACGGCCGAGGGCCAGAGGTTCTTTTCCAAGATGCGCCGGTGGTTGTTTTCCGCGCCTTTGATGTACCCCTTCGCCACTTCGGGAATGTCATTGAGGTCATCGGCCTTCACCTGCGGCAGGGTCACATCCATGAGCGGGCGCTCGGTGAAATACTGCCGGGGCGCGTACCAGGGTGAGTGCGGACGGTAGAGGCCGACTGTGAGGAAGAAGGCGTTGCCGTGGTCCTGCTGCAGAAACTTCTCCGCCCAGCTCACCACCTTGCCATCGTCTGTCTCATTATCCGGCACGTCAATGCCGCCCCAGTCCCAGTGCCAGATATTGAGGCCGTTGAAATTCTGCCCCACGTGCACGGGCAGGTCCGGGATTTGCACGCCGGGACTTGGGAAGCGCATGTCCCAGACACCATCCTGCTCAAAGCCACGCCGGCCGCCGTGCCATCCGGTGAGCCGCCCTTCCGGGCCGCCATGATTCGCGTGGAAGACCTTTCCGCCGGCTGCAGTAAGGAAGCCGGTATCGCGGAAATACTCTGGCAGCGTGGGCTTGCCCTGCACCTGGATGGACTTGCGCCAGTCCTGCTCATTGCCATACACCCCGCTCTGCCAGGGCCACATGCCGGTGAAGAGCGCGGTGCGGGAGGGATTGCACAGGGAGAAGGCACAGTGCGCATTGGTGAAGCGCATGCCCGCGTGCGCCAGGCGGTCCATGTTCGGCGTGCGAGACTGGGGATGCCCGCCCATCCAGCCCACCCAGTCATTGAGGTCATCTGCGATGATGAAGACCACGTTCGGCCCCTTGGTGCGAAGAGGCCGGGCCTTGGGCGGAGGCGCCAGAGCCGGAGCCACCGGAATCACGGTGGGCGCGGCCGTGGTACTCGCGGCTGCTTTCCCCGTTCCGGATTTTTTCCGCGTCGCGCTGAGCAGATCCGTGCTGCCCATGGTCAAACCGGCCACAACGACCGCGAGCAAGAACAAGGGCGAGTAAAAATGTCTTCCAAACATCCAGCCAGCATTGTAGCCAGAAGCATGACCCCGCCAATGGATTCATTCCTGAAACGAGCCAGTGCAGTCCTGCAGGTCCTGAGCGTGGCGGGCATCGCCCTCGTGCTGTCACTGCCCTACCTGCGGGGTGCCACGCCGGAGCAGGTGGAGTCCGCCCGGGCGCAACTGCCCAAGGACGAGACCTTCGCCACGAAGCTGGCCCATGCCGCACTGGACCGCACCAGGCACACCGTGCGCTATGAGCCTGACTATGTGCGCCTGGACTACCCCAATGGAGATGTGCCCGCTGACACCGGTGTGTGCACAGATGAGGTCATCCGCTCCTACCGCACCCTCGGACTGGACCTCCAGAAGCTGGTGCATGAGGACATGAAGCGGAACTTCAGCGTCTACCCGAAGAACTGGGGCCTGAGCCGCCCGGACCCGAATATCGACCACCGCCGCGTGCCGAATTTGAAGACCTTCTTCAAGCGCAAGGGTTCCAGCCTGCCCGTGACGGACAAGCCGGAAGACTACCTCCCCGGCGACCTCATCACCTGCACCGTGCCGCCGCACCTGCCTCACATCGCGATTGTGGTCCCCGCGCCCGATGGCGGCCCGCGCCCCTGGATTGTGCACAATATTGGCAGCGGTCCCAAAATGGAGGACCGGCTCTTCGAGTTTCCACTGACCGGGCACTACCGCTGGACCGGGAAATAGGTGCCAGACCCAGAGCATAAATGCGGCCTTGAATGCCCTCGGAGCCGTTTCATTTGCTGCCCGGCAGCCCCCGGTTGCGAATTTTGAGCACGATGATGACCGCAGTCCTTACTTTTGCCATTGCACCGAAGTGCAACAAGTGCCTCAGTCCCTTTCCATGAAAACGAACGTCTTCCTCAAATTGCTGGCGGCCGGCGTCATGGCCACGGCTCTTGGTCTGCATGCTCAAGATGCCAAACCAGAAACCACCACCCCAGCTCCAGCCAAAGTGAAAGCCACCATTGAAACCTCGAAGGGTACTATCGAACTCGAACTCGATGGCGCCAAGGCACCCATCACCGTGCAGAACTTCATCAACTATGTGAAGAAGGAGCACTACAACGGCACCATTTTCCACCGCGTCATTCCCGGCTTCATGATTCAGGGCGGCGGCTTCACGGCAGAAATGAGCCAGAAGCCCACGGACAAGCCCATCGCGATTGAGAGCCAGAACGGCCTGAAGAACGCACGTGGATCCATCGCCATGGCCCGCACCAGCGATCCGAACAGCGCCACCTCCCAGTTCTTCATCAATGTGAAGGACAATGCCAATCTGGATTTCCCCAGCTTCGACGGACACGGCTACGCGGTGTTCGGCAAGGTGACCAAGGGTCTCGACGTCGTGGACGCCATCGTCAGCGTTCCTACCACGCGTAAAGGTCCTCACGCGGATGTGC
Coding sequences within it:
- a CDS encoding PQQ-binding-like beta-propeller repeat protein, which gives rise to MFHSHTFLRSSLITVYCSLITCAFSADWPQFRGPGSAAYSADAVAPVKPKIDWSASLPGRGLASPIIIGDKVYVTCSSGPGQERLHVICFKASDGSKVWERQLKATGRTMAHNKSSVAACTPCSDGKRLFALWSSNDLAAFDLDGNLLWLRGLTIDYPNASNSLGMASSPIVVGETVVTMIENDSESYTLGVDANTGRNLWKMERPKSANWTSPLVWQADKNSAPITLLQSSKGIVGVDAATGSRLWEYEEGASTMSSGVVMDGVVYAASKGITALKPKTNGEAPEQIWRSEQLNPSTISPVVVGDHIFTINSAGVLNEANRLTGDRGWKLRLTGPFSGSPVAAGKNIVAVSEKGVFQVVDTTAAEGAVVATLQLPLNAETKELVLSTPALSGKHVFVRTDSTLWRIGE
- the queD gene encoding 6-carboxytetrahydropterin synthase QueD is translated as MRCRLVKDYRFEAAQTLPSLPGNHKCKKMHGHSFKVEIAVEGEVDPKIGWVYDHAEISRAMNPLLEQLDHSYLNEIEGLENPTIEIMAAWLWKKLAPQLPGLCEIVIHETPTARCVFRGEF
- a CDS encoding sulfatase — its product is MLAVVVAGLTMGSTDLLSATRKKSGTGKAAASTTAAPTVIPVAPALAPPPKARPLRTKGPNVVFIIADDLNDWVGWMGGHPQSRTPNMDRLAHAGMRFTNAHCAFSLCNPSRTALFTGMWPWQSGVYGNEQDWRKSIQVQGKPTLPEYFRDTGFLTAAGGKVFHANHGGPEGRLTGWHGGRRGFEQDGVWDMRFPSPGVQIPDLPVHVGQNFNGLNIWHWDWGGIDVPDNETDDGKVVSWAEKFLQQDHGNAFFLTVGLYRPHSPWYAPRQYFTERPLMDVTLPQVKADDLNDIPEVAKGYIKGAENNHRRILEKNLWPSAVRAYLANVSFCDAMVGRVLDALDRSPHKKDTIIVFTSDHGWYLGEKQRWHKGGLWEEGTRVPLVIVAPGITQPEAVSNEPVSLVDLYPTLCDLVGIQKPAHLGGESLLPLLKDPEAKRSRPAFTFAGTEEKQSYSARTDRWRYIRYANGAEELYDHQNDPHEWTNLLFAAAPSPDAVAAAETLRKTLPTAWASAYRKQGDVRVDAGADGSVTYWYQSGDSFSADDSPDIKERALEIEMVFDYDPAVDRDSTILSQGGPQLGFAVHCLDGKLAFTVNYDGLRTTLKSTEPLPAGRVIYRGLFALDGTLAFSATGLKEEARGYAPMEGGFPRKPNQGLQVAQSFGVLDRESFPNSTPFDGAIHHLRYTLLPGSAVETRAAKAVPVE
- a CDS encoding DUF1287 domain-containing protein; this encodes MDSFLKRASAVLQVLSVAGIALVLSLPYLRGATPEQVESARAQLPKDETFATKLAHAALDRTRHTVRYEPDYVRLDYPNGDVPADTGVCTDEVIRSYRTLGLDLQKLVHEDMKRNFSVYPKNWGLSRPDPNIDHRRVPNLKTFFKRKGSSLPVTDKPEDYLPGDLITCTVPPHLPHIAIVVPAPDGGPRPWIVHNIGSGPKMEDRLFEFPLTGHYRWTGK
- a CDS encoding peptidylprolyl isomerase; its protein translation is MKTNVFLKLLAAGVMATALGLHAQDAKPETTTPAPAKVKATIETSKGTIELELDGAKAPITVQNFINYVKKEHYNGTIFHRVIPGFMIQGGGFTAEMSQKPTDKPIAIESQNGLKNARGSIAMARTSDPNSATSQFFINVKDNANLDFPSFDGHGYAVFGKVTKGLDVVDAIVSVPTTRKGPHADVPAEAITITKITITE